From Camelina sativa cultivar DH55 chromosome 5, Cs, whole genome shotgun sequence:
AACCCGAGAGGCGAAAGTGGAAGATCTTACTGGAATTagagaaacaatcaaacctctGGAAGAATCAGGGGCTTTAGTTCGCAGAATTGATGAAGAGATTTGCCTTTTAGCCCATAGCCTTAGCCTTAAGTTCTAAGCCTATTGCTTTGTTGTTAAGATTAAAGGAATAATTGGTTTCTTTCTGTGTTTAGCTACTGCGAGCTTCGGATTCATTTGTGGTTGTGGAAAGGGAAGGACAGATTATCGCTTGTGCAGCTTTGTTCCCTCTCTTTAAAGAAAAGTGTGGAGAAGTTGCAGCTATTGCGGTTTCATCAGATTGCCGTGGACAAGGACAGGGAGATAAATTGCTCTGTATAATCATAAACTTTGAGTATTGTGTGTTTACAATCTAcagttaaaagaaaattcagTTTCTTAGACTATCAATTTTTTGCAGATTACATTGACAAAAAAAGCGTCAGCTCTCGGACTTGAGATGCTTTTTCTGCTAACAACGAGAACAGCTGACTGGTTTGTGAGACGCGGGTTTCAAGAATGTTCAATCTCGATGATACCAGAGGCAAGACGAGAAAGAATCAATCTTTCAAGGAGATCGAAGTATTACATGAAGAAGTTATTGCCAGACAGGAGTGGGATCTCTGTTGTTCGTACATTTCAGTTTGGCTCATGAGAATGTCGAGAAGAATGTAACTGACACAGAATTTTTTTTGCTCAATGTATAAGATTCTGTCG
This genomic window contains:
- the LOC104787627 gene encoding uncharacterized protein LOC104787627; amino-acid sequence: MQRKRRRKKIFIMLSGFGFFSGHQHDFQMINSISQIVNNSTSKICLIHLSDQMYSNRESSRRSRRTKQEFLVYLEALLSYCELRIHLWLWKGKDRLSLVQLCSLSLKKSVEKLQLLRFHQIAVDKDREINCSITLTKKASALGLEMLFLLTTRTADWFVRRGFQECSISMIPEARRERINLSRRSKYYMKKLLPDRSGISVVRTFQFGS